In the genome of Candidatus Latescibacterota bacterium, the window ACACATATGGTTTTCACTCTCCTTCTGGCGCCTGAATTCATCGGTTACGGTGTAATCGGAGCATCAGGCGCTACATCAGGGTTGCTGGGCGCCTATGTGGTGAGATTCTATTACAGCAAGATCCGTGTGGCGTACTGGATCTTCATGCCACTGCAGGGAGTCAACCGTGCGGGCAGAAAGTATGTGCCGGGTATACTGGCGATAGCTTTCTGGATCGTTTATCAGGGAGTCTATACGGTGATGCAGTTCGGTGCCGGATATATGCATGTGGCGTACAGCGTCCATGTTGGTGGATTTGTCTGTGGGATGCTTCTCGCGCTGGCATTCGGGTCAAAACTGTCGGCCAGGGCGGACAGGAGACTGCAGAGGGCAAGGGAGCATGTGGCCAGCGCGAACTGGTTCGCCGCGCAGGGAGAGTATATCAATTATCTCGATCTTGTACCCTCCGACGCGGGGATACATTCTGAAGCGGCAAGGGCCTTTCTATGCACCGGAGAGAAAGGCAGAGCAAGGTACCACTATGTCGAGTCGATAAACTCGTTTATGGAAAACGGGGAAAGGGGGGAGGCTGAAGAGGTGTTCGGTCAGGCAATGAGATCGATTCCCGATTTCACGATGGAAGAGAAGATACATCTGAAGATCGTATTCGGGATGGAGCGGTCACTCAAATTCAACGCTGCCCTCTCGGGATACAGGAATTTTATCGAAAGATATTCCCTGTCCACTGAGACTCCTTTTGTCCTTCTGAGGATGGCAGGACTTCATGAGCGGCGGTTCGGGAGGCCGGATGAGGCATACGATTGCTATACCAGACTGATTGCGGATTATCCCGAAGACAGCTG includes:
- a CDS encoding rhomboid family intramembrane serine protease, with product MYFFYYFPVGLDIRVRKTPVITIFLSLMCLITFVAYRYIPQTGAFNLYNLVFQPAHPNLASAFAHVFLHGSWMHIVGNVVYLAIFGRAIEDRLGAGRFFILFALSAMAGAWTHMVFTLLLAPEFIGYGVIGASGATSGLLGAYVVRFYYSKIRVAYWIFMPLQGVNRAGRKYVPGILAIAFWIVYQGVYTVMQFGAGYMHVAYSVHVGGFVCGMLLALAFGSKLSARADRRLQRAREHVASANWFAAQGEYINYLDLVPSDAGIHSEAARAFLCTGEKGRARYHYVESINSFMENGERGEAEEVFGQAMRSIPDFTMEEKIHLKIVFGMERSLKFNAALSGYRNFIERYSLSTETPFVLLRMAGLHERRFGRPDEAYDCYTRLIADYPEDSWADFARSEVERLGVREEEWGSGKYPKQAL